In Enterobacter sp. 638, a single window of DNA contains:
- a CDS encoding quinone oxidoreductase produces MATRIEFHKHGGPEVLKAVEFTPAAPGENEVQVENKAIGINYIDTYIRGGLYPPPTMPSGLGTEAAGVVVKVGSAVKHIKEGDRVVYAQSALGAYSSVHNVPADKAAVLPNAISFEQAAASFLKGLTVFYLLRKTYEIKPDEPFLFHAAAGGVGLIACQWAKALGAKLIGTVGSAQKAQRAKQAGAWQVINYREESIAERVKEITGGKKLRVVYDSVGKDTWEASLDCLQRRGLMVSFGNSSGAVTGVNLGILNQKGSLYVTRPSLQGYITTRDELTEASNELFSLIASGVIKVDVSDAQKYPLSEAQRAHEVLESRATEGSSLLLP; encoded by the coding sequence ATGGCAACGCGCATTGAATTTCACAAGCATGGTGGCCCCGAAGTACTCAAAGCGGTGGAGTTCACTCCAGCCGCGCCTGGTGAGAACGAAGTCCAGGTAGAAAATAAAGCGATTGGCATCAACTACATCGACACCTATATTCGCGGCGGGCTGTATCCGCCACCGACCATGCCGAGCGGTTTGGGAACCGAAGCGGCGGGCGTGGTGGTCAAAGTCGGCAGCGCCGTTAAGCATATTAAAGAAGGCGACCGCGTGGTGTATGCGCAGTCGGCGCTGGGTGCTTACAGCTCTGTTCATAACGTCCCTGCCGATAAAGCCGCAGTACTGCCCAATGCCATCTCGTTTGAGCAAGCCGCAGCATCATTTCTCAAAGGGCTAACGGTCTTCTATCTGCTGCGTAAAACCTACGAAATTAAACCGGATGAGCCGTTCCTGTTCCATGCTGCCGCAGGCGGCGTAGGGTTAATCGCCTGTCAGTGGGCGAAGGCGCTGGGCGCAAAACTGATCGGCACCGTCGGCAGTGCGCAAAAGGCGCAGCGTGCAAAACAGGCTGGTGCATGGCAAGTGATTAACTATCGTGAAGAGAGCATTGCGGAACGGGTGAAAGAGATCACCGGCGGTAAAAAGCTGCGCGTGGTGTATGACTCTGTGGGGAAAGACACCTGGGAAGCCTCGCTGGATTGCCTGCAACGCCGCGGGCTGATGGTGAGCTTTGGTAATTCCTCCGGCGCAGTGACGGGCGTTAACCTGGGCATTTTGAACCAGAAAGGCTCGCTGTATGTGACTCGCCCTTCCCTTCAGGGATATATCACTACGCGTGATGAATTGACCGAAGCCAGTAACGAATTGTTCTCGTTGATCGCCAGCGGCGTCATTAAAGTGGATGTGTCTGATGCGCAGAAATATCCGCTGAGCGAGGCGCAGCGCGCGCATGAGGTGCTGGAAAGTCGTGCGACAGAGGGATCGAGTTTGCTGCTTCCCTAA
- the ssb1 gene encoding single-stranded DNA-binding protein SSB1, with translation MASRGVNKVILVGNLGQDPEVRYMPSGGAVANITLATSESWRDKATGEMKEQTEWHRVVLFGKLAEVAGEYLRKGSQVYIEGQLRTRKWTDQSGAEKFTTEVVVNVGGTMQMLGGRQGGGAPAGGGQQQQGSWGQPQQPQGGGNQFSGGAQSRPQQQSAPAPSNEPPMDFDDDIPF, from the coding sequence ATGGCCAGCAGAGGCGTAAACAAGGTGATTCTCGTCGGTAATCTGGGCCAGGACCCGGAAGTACGCTACATGCCGAGTGGTGGTGCAGTTGCCAACATTACGCTGGCTACTTCCGAATCCTGGCGTGATAAAGCGACCGGTGAGATGAAAGAGCAGACTGAATGGCATCGCGTTGTGCTGTTCGGCAAACTGGCCGAAGTGGCTGGTGAATATCTGCGTAAAGGTTCTCAGGTGTATATCGAAGGTCAGCTTCGTACCCGTAAATGGACCGATCAGTCCGGTGCAGAGAAGTTCACGACTGAAGTCGTGGTTAACGTTGGCGGCACCATGCAAATGCTGGGTGGCCGTCAGGGCGGTGGTGCTCCGGCAGGCGGCGGTCAGCAGCAGCAGGGCAGCTGGGGTCAACCCCAACAGCCACAGGGCGGCGGCAACCAGTTCAGCGGCGGCGCGCAGTCTCGTCCGCAGCAACAGTCCGCACCGGCACCGTCTAACGAACCCCCAATGGATTTCGACGACGACATTCCGTTCTGA
- the uvrA gene encoding excinuclease ABC subunit UvrA, which translates to MDKIEVRGARTHNLKNINLIIPRDKLIVVTGLSGSGKSSLAFDTLYAEGQRRYVESLSAYARQFLSLMEKPDVDHIEGLSPAISIEQKSTSHNPRSTVGTITEIHDYLRLLFARVGEPRCPDHDVPLAAQTVSQMVDNVLAQPEGKRLMLLAPIIKDRKGEHAKTLENLASQGYIRARIDGEVCDLSDPPKLELQKKHTIEVVIDRFKVREDLTQRLAESFETALDLSGGSAIVADMDDPKAEELLFSANFACPICGYSMRELEPRLFSFNNPAGACPTCDGLGVQQYFDPDRVIQNPELSLAGGAIRGWDRRNFYYFQMLKSLAEHYKFDVDAPWGSLGANVHKVVLYGSGKENIEFKYMNDRGDTSVRRHPFEGVLHNMERRYKETESSAVREELSKFISNRSCTSCEGTRLKREARHVFVENTALPTISDMSIGHAMDFFTNLKLAGQRAQIAEKILKEIGDRLKFLVNVGLNYLSLSRSAETLSGGEAQRIRLASQIGAGLVGVMYVLDEPSIGLHQRDNERLLGTLIHLRNLGNTVIVVEHDEDAIRAADHVIDIGPGAGVHGGQVVAEGTLKDIMAVPESLTGQFMSGKRKIEVPKQRVAANPEKVLKLTGARGNNLKDVTLTLPVGLFTCVTGVSGSGKSTLINDTLFPIAQTQLNGATLAEPAPYREIHGLEHFDKVIDIDQSPIGRTPRSNPATYTGVFTPVRELFAGVPESRSRGYTPGRFSFNVRGGRCEACQGDGVIKVEMHFLPDIYVPCDQCRGKRYNRETLEIKYKGKTIHEVLDMTIEEAREFFDAVPALARKLQTLMDVGLTYIRLGQSATTLSGGEAQRVKLARELSKRGTGQTLYILDEPTTGLHFADIQQLLEVLHQLRDQGNTIVVIEHNLDVIKTADWIVDLGPEGGSGGGEILVSGTPETVAECEASHTARFLKPLL; encoded by the coding sequence ATGGATAAGATCGAAGTACGGGGCGCCCGCACCCATAATCTCAAGAATATCAACCTCATAATCCCTCGCGACAAGCTTATTGTCGTGACCGGGCTTTCGGGGTCTGGCAAATCATCACTGGCTTTCGACACCTTGTATGCCGAAGGACAGCGCCGTTACGTTGAATCGCTTTCTGCCTATGCGCGTCAGTTTTTGTCGCTGATGGAAAAGCCGGACGTTGACCACATTGAAGGGTTATCGCCTGCTATTTCTATTGAGCAAAAATCAACATCGCACAACCCGCGCTCAACGGTCGGCACCATTACTGAAATTCACGACTACCTGCGCCTGCTGTTTGCCCGCGTAGGCGAACCGCGCTGCCCGGACCATGACGTGCCGCTGGCGGCGCAAACCGTCAGTCAAATGGTGGATAACGTGCTGGCACAGCCGGAAGGCAAACGTCTGATGTTGCTGGCCCCCATCATTAAAGACCGAAAAGGCGAGCACGCGAAAACGCTGGAGAACCTGGCAAGCCAGGGTTACATCCGCGCCCGTATCGACGGTGAAGTGTGCGATCTGTCCGATCCGCCAAAACTTGAGCTGCAAAAGAAACACACCATTGAAGTGGTCATTGACCGCTTTAAAGTGCGTGAAGACCTGACGCAGCGCTTAGCCGAATCGTTTGAAACCGCGCTGGATCTCTCCGGTGGATCGGCGATTGTGGCTGACATGGACGATCCAAAAGCCGAAGAGCTGCTCTTCTCGGCGAACTTTGCCTGTCCGATTTGCGGCTACAGCATGCGCGAGCTGGAACCGCGTCTGTTCTCGTTCAACAACCCGGCGGGTGCGTGTCCAACCTGCGACGGTCTGGGCGTGCAGCAATATTTCGATCCGGATCGCGTGATCCAGAATCCCGAGCTTTCGCTGGCGGGTGGTGCGATTCGCGGCTGGGATCGCCGTAATTTCTACTATTTCCAGATGCTGAAATCACTGGCGGAGCACTACAAATTCGACGTTGATGCGCCGTGGGGCAGCCTGGGCGCAAATGTTCATAAAGTGGTGCTGTACGGTTCTGGAAAAGAGAATATTGAATTCAAATACATGAACGATCGCGGCGATACTTCCGTGCGTCGTCATCCGTTTGAAGGCGTGCTGCATAACATGGAACGCCGTTACAAAGAGACAGAATCCAGCGCCGTGCGCGAAGAACTGTCGAAATTTATCAGCAACCGTTCCTGTACCTCCTGTGAGGGTACGCGTCTGAAGCGCGAGGCTCGCCACGTCTTTGTCGAGAACACGGCGCTGCCGACCATCTCGGATATGAGCATCGGCCATGCGATGGATTTCTTCACGAATCTCAAGCTTGCGGGCCAACGCGCGCAAATTGCCGAGAAAATCCTGAAAGAGATCGGCGATCGTCTGAAGTTCCTGGTCAACGTCGGCCTGAACTATCTGTCACTTTCTCGCTCGGCAGAAACCCTCTCCGGCGGTGAAGCGCAGCGTATCCGTCTGGCAAGCCAGATTGGTGCGGGTCTGGTTGGCGTGATGTACGTGCTGGATGAGCCGTCAATCGGCTTGCATCAGCGCGATAACGAGCGTCTGCTCGGCACGCTTATTCATCTGCGTAACCTCGGCAATACGGTGATTGTGGTTGAGCACGATGAAGATGCGATCCGCGCCGCTGACCATGTGATCGACATCGGTCCTGGTGCTGGCGTGCACGGTGGTCAGGTCGTGGCCGAAGGCACGCTGAAAGACATTATGGCGGTGCCGGAATCCTTGACCGGCCAGTTCATGAGCGGAAAACGTAAAATTGAAGTACCGAAGCAGCGCGTCGCGGCCAATCCGGAAAAAGTGTTGAAACTAACCGGTGCGCGTGGCAACAACCTGAAAGATGTGACTCTGACGCTGCCGGTGGGGCTGTTCACCTGCGTAACGGGCGTGTCGGGTTCCGGTAAATCGACGCTGATTAACGACACGCTGTTCCCGATTGCGCAGACTCAGCTAAACGGCGCAACGCTGGCAGAACCCGCACCGTATCGCGAGATTCATGGTCTGGAACATTTCGATAAAGTTATCGATATCGACCAAAGCCCGATTGGTCGTACGCCGCGCTCTAACCCGGCGACCTATACCGGCGTGTTTACGCCTGTACGTGAACTGTTTGCCGGTGTTCCTGAATCACGTTCGCGCGGGTATACGCCGGGACGTTTCAGCTTTAACGTGCGCGGCGGACGCTGTGAAGCCTGTCAGGGTGACGGCGTGATCAAAGTCGAAATGCACTTCTTGCCGGATATTTATGTGCCGTGCGATCAGTGCAGAGGCAAACGCTATAACCGCGAAACGCTGGAGATTAAGTACAAAGGCAAAACGATCCACGAAGTGCTGGATATGACCATCGAAGAAGCGCGTGAGTTCTTTGATGCGGTGCCTGCGCTGGCGCGTAAGCTGCAAACGCTGATGGACGTGGGGTTAACCTACATTCGTCTGGGGCAGTCGGCGACAACGCTGTCCGGCGGTGAGGCACAGCGCGTGAAGCTGGCGCGTGAGTTGTCGAAACGCGGAACGGGCCAGACGCTGTATATCCTGGACGAACCGACCACCGGTTTGCACTTTGCCGATATTCAGCAGTTGCTTGAGGTGCTGCATCAGTTGCGCGATCAGGGCAACACGATCGTGGTGATTGAGCACAACCTGGACGTCATCAAAACCGCTGACTGGATTGTGGATCTGGGTCCAGAAGGCGGCAGCGGCGGCGGTGAAATCCTTGTCTCCGGTACGCCAGAGACGGTGGCTGAGTGCGAAGCCTCGCACACCGCGCGCTTTCTGAAACCTCTGCTGTAG
- the aphA gene encoding acid phosphatase AphA: MRKITLALSAACLLFSLNNAVVARASAPTPLYTGTTAAILAEQAPIHWVSVAQIENSLMGRAPMAVGFDIDDTVLFSSPGFWRGKKTFSPASEEYLKNPEFWEKMNNGWDEFSIPKEVGRALIAMHVKRGDSIYFVTGRSQTKTETVSKTLQGDFAIPSANMNPVIFAGDKAGQNTKTQWLEQKNIKVFYGDSDNDITAARDVGARGIRVLRASNSTYRPLPMAGAFGEEVIVNSEY; this comes from the coding sequence ATGCGCAAGATCACACTGGCGCTCAGCGCCGCCTGCTTATTGTTCTCGCTAAATAATGCAGTCGTCGCCCGCGCTTCTGCACCGACACCACTTTATACCGGTACTACCGCCGCCATTTTGGCTGAACAAGCCCCCATTCACTGGGTCTCTGTGGCACAAATTGAAAACAGTCTGATGGGCCGCGCGCCTATGGCTGTCGGTTTCGACATCGACGATACCGTCCTTTTCTCAAGCCCTGGCTTCTGGCGCGGGAAAAAAACCTTCTCGCCAGCCAGCGAGGAATACCTCAAAAATCCTGAATTCTGGGAAAAAATGAATAACGGCTGGGATGAATTCAGCATTCCGAAAGAAGTCGGCCGCGCGCTGATCGCCATGCACGTTAAACGCGGCGACAGTATCTATTTCGTGACGGGTCGTAGCCAGACCAAAACCGAAACAGTCTCTAAAACGCTGCAGGGCGATTTTGCGATTCCGTCTGCAAACATGAATCCGGTGATTTTTGCGGGCGACAAAGCGGGGCAAAACACCAAAACACAGTGGCTGGAACAGAAAAATATCAAAGTTTTCTATGGTGATTCGGATAACGATATCACTGCAGCCCGCGATGTCGGTGCCAGAGGCATCCGCGTGTTACGGGCTTCAAACTCGACATATCGTCCGTTGCCGATGGCGGGAGCGTTCGGGGAAGAGGTGATTGTGAATTCCGAATACTGA
- the dnaB gene encoding replicative DNA helicase: protein MAGNKPFNKQTEPRDRDLQVAGLKVPPHSIEAEQSVLGGLMLDNERWDDVAERVVSDDFYTRPHRHIFTEMARLQESGSPIDLITLAESLERQGQLDSVGGFAYLAELSKNTPSAANISAYADIVRERAVVREMIAVANEIAEAGFDPQGRTSEDLLDLAESRVFKIAESRANKDEGPRNIADVLDSTVARIEALFQQPHDGVTGVNTGYDDLNKKTAGLQPSDLIIVAARPSMGKTTFAMNIVENAAMLQDKPVLIFSLEMPSDQIMMRTLASLSRVDQTRIRTGQLDDEDWARISGTMGILLEKRNIYIDDSSGLTPSEVRSRARRIAREHGGIGLIMIDYLQLMRVPSLSDNRTLEIAEISRSLKALAKELQVPVVALSQLNRSLEQRADKRPVNSDLRESGSIEQDADLIMFIYRDEVYHENSDMKGIAEIIIGKQRNGPIGTVRLTFNGQWSRFDNYAGPQYDDE, encoded by the coding sequence ATGGCAGGAAATAAACCCTTCAACAAACAGACTGAACCCCGTGACCGCGACCTCCAGGTTGCCGGGCTAAAGGTCCCGCCGCACTCGATTGAAGCGGAACAGTCGGTGTTGGGCGGTTTAATGCTGGACAACGAACGCTGGGACGATGTCGCCGAGCGCGTCGTGTCTGACGATTTCTATACCCGTCCGCACCGCCATATTTTCACCGAAATGGCGCGTCTGCAGGAGTCGGGCAGCCCGATTGACCTGATCACGCTCGCGGAATCGCTTGAGCGTCAGGGGCAACTGGATAGCGTCGGTGGCTTTGCCTACCTCGCAGAGTTATCAAAAAACACGCCAAGTGCGGCGAACATCAGCGCATACGCTGACATCGTGCGTGAACGTGCGGTTGTGCGTGAAATGATCGCCGTAGCAAACGAAATCGCCGAAGCTGGTTTTGACCCGCAGGGCCGGACCAGTGAAGATCTGCTGGATCTCGCGGAATCACGCGTTTTTAAAATTGCCGAAAGCCGGGCCAATAAAGATGAAGGCCCGCGCAATATCGCCGACGTGCTTGATTCGACGGTTGCGCGCATCGAAGCGCTTTTCCAGCAGCCGCACGACGGCGTCACGGGTGTGAACACCGGTTATGACGACCTGAATAAAAAAACCGCCGGTTTACAGCCGTCGGATCTGATTATTGTCGCGGCACGTCCGTCGATGGGTAAAACAACATTTGCGATGAACATCGTCGAAAATGCGGCGATGTTGCAGGATAAACCGGTGCTTATCTTTAGTCTGGAGATGCCTTCAGACCAGATCATGATGCGTACCCTGGCGTCGCTGTCACGCGTTGATCAGACCCGCATCCGTACCGGTCAGCTCGATGATGAGGACTGGGCGCGCATCTCTGGCACCATGGGCATCCTGCTGGAAAAACGTAATATTTATATCGATGACTCTTCCGGCCTGACGCCGTCCGAAGTGCGCTCGCGCGCGCGTCGTATTGCCCGTGAGCACGGCGGCATTGGTCTCATCATGATCGACTACCTGCAGCTGATGCGCGTTCCGTCGCTGTCGGATAACCGTACGCTGGAAATCGCCGAAATATCTCGCTCGCTCAAGGCGTTAGCGAAAGAATTACAGGTGCCCGTCGTCGCACTTTCTCAGCTTAACCGCTCCCTGGAGCAACGTGCTGACAAGCGCCCGGTTAACTCAGACTTGCGTGAATCTGGCTCCATCGAGCAGGATGCCGACTTGATCATGTTCATCTATCGTGACGAGGTTTATCACGAAAACAGCGACATGAAAGGCATCGCAGAAATCATTATTGGTAAGCAGCGTAACGGCCCGATCGGTACGGTGCGCCTGACCTTTAACGGACAATGGTCGCGCTTCGATAATTATGCGGGACCTCAATACGACGACGAATAA
- a CDS encoding YjcB family protein produces the protein MATITTSMVLLRWPLLSAVMMFLASTLNIQFRKSDYAGLAVISTLLGLGAACWFATGLLGITMADVATIWSNVKVVMVEAMSHTPPDWPMVIT, from the coding sequence ATGGCAACCATTACTACCAGCATGGTTCTTTTGCGCTGGCCGTTATTGAGTGCAGTGATGATGTTTTTAGCCAGCACGCTCAATATTCAGTTCCGTAAATCAGATTATGCAGGGCTCGCCGTGATCAGCACCTTATTGGGACTGGGAGCAGCATGCTGGTTTGCGACGGGCTTACTGGGCATTACGATGGCGGACGTGGCAACTATCTGGAGCAATGTGAAAGTCGTCATGGTGGAAGCCATGAGCCATACCCCACCCGACTGGCCGATGGTCATCACCTGA
- the pspG gene encoding envelope stress response protein PspG — protein sequence MLELLFVIGFFVMLMVTGISLLGIIAALFVATALMFVGGLFALMIKLLPWLLLAIAVVWVIRAVKPPKVPNYQRNNRFRY from the coding sequence ATGCTAGAACTACTTTTTGTGATTGGATTTTTTGTCATGCTGATGGTGACGGGTATTTCATTGCTCGGGATTATCGCCGCGCTGTTTGTCGCCACGGCGCTGATGTTCGTCGGCGGGTTGTTTGCGCTGATGATCAAACTGTTGCCGTGGTTACTGCTGGCGATTGCGGTTGTGTGGGTCATAAGGGCAGTGAAACCGCCAAAAGTCCCAAATTATCAGCGCAATAACCGCTTTCGTTACTAA
- the dusA gene encoding tRNA dihydrouridine(20/20a) synthase DusA: MSSELKSTFPAHRFSIAPMLDWTDRHCRYFLRQLSRHTLLYTEMVTTGAIIHGKGDYLAYSEEEHPVALQLGGSDPAALAECAKLAEARGYDEINLNVGCPSDRVQNGMFGACLMGNAQLVADGIKAMRDVVSIPVTVKTRIGIDDQDSYEFLCDFIDTVAGKGECETFIIHARKAWLSGLSPKENREIPPLDYPRVYQLKRDFPHLTMSINGGIKSLEEAKTHLQHMDGVMVGREAYQNPGILATVDREIFGIEGADSDPVAVVRAMYPYIERELSNGTYLGHVTRHMLGLFQGIPGARQWRRYLSENAHKAGADIEVLEHALRLVADKR, encoded by the coding sequence ATGTCGTCAGAATTAAAGTCCACTTTCCCTGCACACCGTTTCTCCATCGCGCCGATGCTCGACTGGACGGACAGACATTGCCGCTACTTCCTGCGTCAGTTGTCTCGTCACACGCTGCTGTACACCGAAATGGTGACCACCGGAGCGATTATTCACGGTAAGGGCGACTATCTGGCCTACAGCGAAGAAGAGCATCCTGTGGCGCTGCAGTTGGGGGGCAGCGATCCGGCCGCGCTGGCAGAATGTGCAAAGCTTGCAGAAGCGCGTGGCTACGACGAAATTAACCTCAATGTGGGTTGTCCGTCCGATCGCGTGCAGAACGGCATGTTTGGCGCCTGTCTGATGGGTAACGCGCAGCTGGTGGCTGACGGCATTAAAGCGATGCGCGACGTGGTGTCGATTCCTGTTACCGTCAAAACGCGTATTGGAATCGACGATCAGGACAGCTACGAATTCCTGTGTGATTTCATTGATACCGTTGCCGGGAAAGGCGAGTGCGAGACGTTTATCATTCACGCACGCAAAGCCTGGCTGTCGGGTCTTAGCCCGAAAGAAAACCGCGAGATCCCGCCGCTGGATTACCCGCGTGTGTATCAACTCAAGCGTGATTTTCCGCATCTGACGATGTCGATCAACGGTGGCATTAAATCTCTCGAAGAGGCTAAAACGCACCTGCAGCATATGGATGGCGTGATGGTTGGGCGTGAGGCGTACCAAAATCCCGGTATTCTGGCGACGGTCGACCGCGAAATCTTCGGTATTGAGGGTGCGGACAGCGATCCGGTTGCCGTGGTGCGTGCGATGTATCCCTACATCGAACGTGAGCTGAGCAATGGCACCTATCTGGGGCACGTCACCCGCCATATGCTTGGGCTTTTCCAGGGGATTCCGGGCGCGCGTCAATGGCGTCGTTACCTGAGTGAAAATGCGCATAAAGCGGGCGCAGATATTGAAGTGCTGGAACACGCTCTGCGCCTGGTCGCCGACAAACGATAA
- the alr gene encoding alanine racemase, whose translation MQAATVVINRRALRHNLQRLRELAPASKLVAVVKANAYGHGLLETARTLPDADAFGVARLEEALRLRAGGITQPILLLEGFFEATDLTTIADQHLHTAIHNEEQLLALETAELSEPVTVWMKLDTGMHRLGVRPEQAEAFYQRLSQCKNVHQPVNIVSHFARADEPECGATEQQLDIFNTFCEGKPGMRSIAASGGILLWPQSHFDWARPGIILYGVSPLENKPWGPDFGLQPVMSLVSNLIAVREHKAGEPVGYGGTWVSESDTRLGVVAMGYGDGYPRAAPSGTPVLVNGREVKIVGRVAMDMICVDLGPDAQDKAGDAVVLWGEGLPVERIAEITKVSAYELITRLTSRVAMKYID comes from the coding sequence ATGCAAGCGGCAACTGTAGTCATTAACCGCCGCGCTCTGCGACACAACCTGCAACGTCTGCGTGAACTGGCGCCCGCCAGTAAACTCGTTGCAGTCGTGAAAGCGAACGCTTACGGACACGGTCTTCTTGAGACCGCGCGAACGCTCCCTGATGCCGATGCCTTTGGCGTCGCCCGTCTCGAAGAAGCCCTACGTTTACGCGCGGGCGGTATTACGCAACCCATTCTGTTGTTAGAAGGTTTCTTTGAAGCGACTGACCTGACGACGATCGCCGATCAGCATCTGCACACAGCGATTCACAATGAAGAACAGCTGCTGGCGTTGGAAACGGCTGAACTGAGCGAACCGGTCACCGTGTGGATGAAGCTTGATACTGGCATGCATCGCCTGGGCGTGCGTCCGGAACAGGCCGAGGCGTTTTATCAGCGCTTAAGCCAGTGCAAAAACGTGCACCAGCCGGTGAATATCGTCAGCCATTTTGCCCGCGCCGACGAACCGGAATGTGGCGCAACGGAGCAGCAGCTCGATATTTTTAATACCTTTTGCGAAGGCAAGCCAGGCATGCGTTCTATCGCCGCTTCTGGCGGCATTTTGCTGTGGCCGCAATCGCACTTTGACTGGGCGCGGCCTGGCATCATTCTTTACGGCGTTTCACCGCTGGAAAACAAACCCTGGGGCCCTGATTTTGGTCTGCAGCCGGTAATGTCTTTGGTGTCGAACCTGATCGCTGTGCGCGAGCACAAAGCGGGTGAACCTGTTGGCTATGGCGGCACGTGGGTGAGCGAGAGCGATACGCGCCTGGGCGTTGTGGCGATGGGTTATGGCGACGGTTATCCACGCGCGGCACCTTCGGGAACGCCAGTGCTGGTGAATGGCCGTGAGGTGAAGATTGTCGGCCGTGTCGCGATGGACATGATTTGCGTCGATCTGGGGCCAGACGCTCAGGATAAAGCGGGTGATGCCGTTGTGCTGTGGGGCGAAGGTTTGCCTGTTGAGCGGATTGCTGAAATCACGAAAGTGAGTGCTTACGAACTTATCACGCGTCTGACGTCTCGCGTGGCGATGAAATACATCGACTAA
- the tyrB gene encoding aromatic amino acid transaminase: MFQKVDAYAGDPILSLMERFKEDPRSDKVNLSIGLYYNEDGIIPQLKAVTEAEARMNSVPHGASLYLPMEGLNTYRNTIAPLLFGADHLVLQKKRVATIQTLGGSGALKVGADFLKKYFPESGVWVSDPTWENHVAIFEGAGFVVNTYPWFDNETNGVRVNALLEKLNTLPERSIVLLHPCCHNPTGADLTNDQWDAVIEVLKTRNLIPFLDIAYQGFGAGMEEDAYAIRAIASAGLPALVSNSFSKIFSLYGERVGGLSVICEDEEAAGRVLGQLKATVRRIYSSPPAFGAQVVATVLGDDELKSLWLAEVEAMRKRILAMRQELVNVLKETVPGHNFDYLLKQRGMFSYTGLSAAQVDRLREEFGVYLIASGRMCVAGLNAHNVQRVAQAFAAVM; this comes from the coding sequence GTGTTCCAGAAAGTTGACGCCTACGCCGGCGACCCCATCCTCTCCTTAATGGAGCGTTTTAAAGAAGATCCGCGCAGCGACAAAGTGAACCTGAGCATCGGTCTGTATTACAACGAAGACGGCATTATTCCTCAGCTAAAAGCCGTCACCGAAGCCGAAGCGCGCATGAATTCAGTGCCGCATGGCGCGTCGCTTTATCTGCCGATGGAAGGGCTGAACACCTATCGCAATACCATTGCGCCGCTGCTTTTCGGGGCCGACCATTTGGTGTTACAGAAAAAGCGTGTGGCGACTATTCAGACGCTGGGCGGCTCCGGTGCGCTGAAGGTCGGTGCAGACTTTTTGAAGAAATACTTCCCGGAATCAGGCGTATGGGTCAGCGACCCTACATGGGAAAACCACGTCGCGATCTTTGAAGGCGCGGGTTTTGTCGTGAACACCTATCCGTGGTTCGACAATGAAACCAACGGCGTACGCGTTAATGCGCTTCTGGAAAAGCTCAATACGCTCCCGGAGCGCAGCATTGTCCTGCTGCATCCGTGCTGCCATAACCCGACCGGCGCTGATCTGACCAACGATCAGTGGGATGCGGTGATTGAGGTTCTGAAAACACGCAATCTGATCCCGTTCCTCGACATCGCCTATCAGGGCTTCGGCGCAGGCATGGAAGAAGATGCCTACGCCATTCGCGCCATTGCCAGCGCCGGATTGCCTGCACTGGTCAGTAACTCCTTCTCAAAAATCTTCTCACTGTATGGCGAGCGCGTCGGCGGCTTGTCCGTTATCTGTGAAGATGAAGAGGCCGCCGGGCGTGTGCTGGGGCAACTTAAAGCCACCGTTCGCCGTATCTATTCAAGCCCGCCGGCCTTTGGCGCGCAGGTAGTGGCGACCGTTCTCGGTGACGACGAGTTGAAATCGCTGTGGCTTGCGGAAGTCGAAGCCATGCGTAAGCGAATCCTGGCGATGCGTCAGGAACTGGTGAACGTACTGAAAGAGACCGTGCCGGGGCATAACTTTGATTATCTGCTCAAACAGCGCGGTATGTTCAGTTACACCGGTCTGAGCGCGGCACAGGTCGACCGCCTGCGTGAAGAGTTTGGCGTCTACCTGATCGCCAGTGGTCGCATGTGTGTCGCGGGTCTAAACGCCCACAACGTCCAGCGTGTTGCACAGGCGTTCGCTGCTGTAATGTAA
- a CDS encoding MmcQ/YjbR family DNA-binding protein: protein MTVSEILQYCMNKTGAEQSVHSDWKATQIKVADVLFAMVKDVEGRPAASLKTSPELADLLRQQHSDVRPSKHLNKAHWSTIYLDGSLPDSQIYYLVDASYQQAIELLPDTTRQQLSV from the coding sequence ATGACAGTTTCGGAGATATTGCAATACTGCATGAACAAAACAGGCGCTGAACAAAGCGTTCACAGCGACTGGAAAGCCACGCAAATCAAAGTGGCCGATGTGTTGTTTGCGATGGTGAAAGATGTCGAAGGTCGCCCGGCAGCCTCGTTAAAAACCAGTCCGGAGCTCGCGGATTTGCTGCGTCAGCAGCACAGCGATGTGCGTCCCAGCAAGCATCTGAATAAAGCGCACTGGAGCACGATTTATCTCGACGGATCGCTGCCGGATTCGCAGATTTACTATCTGGTGGATGCGTCTTATCAGCAGGCCATCGAGTTGCTGCCGGACACGACCCGGCAGCAACTTTCAGTCTAA